The Terriglobus roseus region ACAACCCGAAAGTATCGCCATTTCCAGCGACTCCATCGTGTTCTCTGGCACGTCCTTATTCGCGGTGCGGTGACAATACAAGTCAACATGACGGCCCTGTCCGTGAGCAGCTACACAACTTGCCAAAAGTAGAAGACTGAAAATCCGCTTCATGCTTGCACCTCCTGCGGAAGGCGAAGCACTGTGACAGTACATACCGCCACCGCTACAGCAACAAGCCCAAGCAGCACAAACATCCACGCATAGCCAAAGTTGGCAAAACCTATTCCCGCAAGCGCCGTTGCTCCGGATGACACCAACGCATTACCAAACATCACCGCAGAGGCTGCCGTACTTCGTTCGCTATCGGGAGTACCACGCATCAGCAGGTTGTACATGCCGGGGGAACTCATCCATTGCGTTGCGGAAAAGCATAGGTACAGTACTGTCGCCACGTTCACTGTGTGTGTCAACGCAAGCAGCATTAACAACGTCCCTGTAACAAGTTGTGTAGCCGCGATACCACGCTGCAATCCGAAGGATCGGAACAATGGTGCAGTTACCAGCCCGGAGCATAGCTGTACCAGTTGCGATAGGAGAAAGACCGTGCCAATGTGGCTGAGGCTCAGATGCAGACTATTGGTGAGATAGACATTTGCGAACGGCACAAAGGCCGCAATCATTGCGGACCAAATCGCCATCAACGGAATATAGCGCCGGAGAAACGAGCTATGCAGCAGGTGTTTCCATCCCTGCATTGGTTCGTCTTCCGACCTAACGTCGTTGGGGAGCCGTAGTCTCCATGCGAACGCAAACGCAACAGCTGCTAGCAGTGAGGCGCAAATCAGAATGGCGCGCTGAATCTGCCACGTCAGCATTGTCGATCCCTCAGCGGCCATCCATGCAGGGAGATGCGCTGCAAATGCACCGCCAAGTGCGCTTGTACCAACACTGACAGAGAAGATCAGACTAAAGGCTGCGGCACGATTGTTCTCTTCTGTAAGTTCTGCGATGGCGGGTAAAAAGCAAACACCCCAAAGACACATCGCAGCGCCTCCAAGAAGCGCAAGAGCAATCTGCGAAGGCAACTGAGTAAAAAGTGTCCGTAACACGCCAACGGCAGGCGCCACCGCGAGGCACGCCAGCATTACTGGGCGTACGCCATATTTCCTAGCCAACATACCCGCCGGCAGAGTGCACGCAACGGAACCAAGCGTCAGCGCGCCATTGATCAGTCCAATGGAACGCTCTTGGAAATGCAGATTAAGAAGGAACAGATTGAAGAGAAAGTAATAAATACCGAAGCCCGCATCGAAAAACAGCGCGGCAAGAAAGAACGTCCAGAAGCTTCGACTGAAGCGGTACTGTCGTAACCAGGAATGAGGATCATTCCATGAAATGCGTTCCGCTGACGTCGCTTCTCCGTTCTCAACGAGAGCTTGCATCACAGGCTTTCCTCCACCATCTGTTGCAAGCGGTGCATTGCCCAATCCAAATCGCTGTAGTGCAGTTCATGCAATTGAGCGGTTAACAAAGTCTCGAGATCGTGTTCGCGTTCTGGCTGCTGCGCCGGCATTCCCCAGGCTGTTTGCCGGAAAAAATTGCGAGCAACATCCTTGCGATAGTCACTCAACTGTTCGCGTCCACTGCGACGATTGAGGAAGACAATGTGATCGACTCGAGTCTGCGTGCATGATCGAATCCCCGATGATGCCTCAACCTCAATTGAGGGCTTGCCTGCAGCGCGCGGTGTAATGGGAAGGTCATGCATCTCCGGGAAGAATCGCGCAGCTTCAGGACGCAATCGCACTTTATATGGATTGCCTAACGCTATGCGGCTGCTCGAACCACGCAGCAGAAAGGACGCATCGTCACTGATGTATCCAAAGCCAGAGCGCGCGCATGCGTACGAAAGTGTGGACTTTCCCGCGCCGCTGTCGCCGCATAACAGAATCCCGCTGTCCCCCCATTCCACACAGCCTGCGTGAACTGGAGTCACATAGCGATTGGTAATGTGACAAGACGCAGTGTGTTCAAGAAAGAAGTAGGCGGCATAGAGTGGATGACGCATTGCAGCTTCACTGATCACAACGGTAGTGGTGCCACGTTCGAGATCAATGACGCTGTAGTTGTCTGCGTCTGCCATGGAGACCATTAGCGGCAACAGTATGCGGAAGTTCGGTGTAGGTGGACACTCTGAGCTGTCACTGGCAACTACGGTGACGTCAACGTGAATCGGGGGTGTATCGAACCTTTGTGGAAATGCCTTCCACGCTTCCTGATACATGGAAAGCACCTGTGTGGAATTGCTGCGCAGATGCACTGGGAATCCATACGGACTTGCTACCGCATGTAGCTTCAGTTCAGGACCCTCTAACGGGTGTCGGAGGAAATCGAGCGGCTGCGATGCATTGCAGGCCGCCTCAATCTCTTCCACGCTCATCATCTCTGCCATGCCTGTCGCTCCCTTAGAAGGCATAACGGAATGCGAGCTGAATCACGCGGGAGTTCCCATTGTCTCCCAGGATGCGACCGAAGCTTGGGCTTGGGCGGTACTGTGAAATAGGACCGCTGGGATCACCTCCGAAGCTGAGACTTGCATTTGGGTTGGCGAACTGCGTGGTGTTGGTGACGTTGAAGAACTCAGCTCGGAAGCGCGCATTCTGCCGCTCACTGATGTTGAAGACGCGTTCCACCGCAAGATCGAGATTGCGCTGGCCCGGTCCGCGAACGGCACCCACGGCACTGTTGCCAAAGTCCTGATCTGCCGGGCTGGTTCCGAACGGCGCCTCAGGTGCACGTGTAAACGCGGAGCCGTTCAGCCATGTATTGAGTACACGCTGGAAGTTGCTGCCGCTGGTGGCAATGCTTCCCGTACCAGATAGCTGCGCGCGGTTTAGGAAGTTTCCATAGACCGATCCAGCGTTACCATCCATCACAGTAATGGGAGTTCCGGTTTGTGCGACACCGATGCCAGAGAATGTCCAATCTCCCAGTGCCGCGCGCATTACGAGAGGCAGAGTACGTAGGCGAGGTGCTTGCCATGTGAAGCTGACAACAGCACGGTGTGTGCGGTCAAAATCCGTAGGGCCATAGCCGCCTCGTGTATTGTTTTGATCGTTTGTCAGCAACCATACTTCATAGCCGATTCCACCGCCCGAGCCGCTCGTTTCATCCATAGCCCTGGACCAGGTATACGCAAACTGCATTTGGAAACCATGTGCCATGCGTTTAGTCACAGTGGATTGCAGTGCGTTGTAGTTCGCCTTAAAGATGGACAGCGTAAACAGTGAGCCGGGACTTACACCCTGAATGGGAAGACGTTGAATCAGGTTATTCGTGGAGTTCGTTGTCTCCCCTGCAACGGGATTAGTAGGCGATGCAAGCAGCGCCTGGTCAAACTCAATCGATCCGGGACGATGAATCGAACGTGTCCCGACATATCCAACCTGCAATAGGAAGTCGTGCGCAAACTCCGTCTGAACGTTTAGGTTGTACTCCTGCGTGTATGCATCCTTCAGATCAGGAGAGATGCCCTGCAGAAATGGGAAGCCAAAGGGTACGCGCGGGATGAAGGTCGGATAGCTGGAAGGAGTTGGCAGCATTGGACTGAAGGGCTGCGCCAGCGTAGCCCCCGCATTGGCCGGACCAGACGATATCTGCTGAATGGAAAACGGCGCCTGCCCTTCCTGGCCTTCAATGTAGCCGCCAGAATGCTCATCGAAGTAAATGCCATAACCACCACGCAGGACCGTCGTTGGATATCCCGCCATCTGCCAGGCAAAGCCGAAGCGTGGGGAGACATCGCCAAAACGGGTTGTCCAGAGGCTGTGTCGATTCAACTTCGTGACACCTGCGGGAACTGCTCCCTGAAAGTTTGACGGCACAACAAAGCCCGTCAGTGACCCGGTTGAAGGCGTGTCGCCCGTGGCGAGCGAAGGGTCAAAGTTTGGGAAGCGGCCATTGATCTCCCATGGTGCACCGAAGATCTCATAACGCAATCCGACATTAATCGTCAGGGACGGCGTCAGGCGCAGGTCATCCTGTGCAAACATCGCGACATCGTTATAGCGACCGTCCTTACGTGAGATACCGGAGGAGCCTACGCTCATGTTGAGATTGCTTGATCCGATGGGGCTTCCGTTTTGCGCAGCACTCTGACCCAAGAGAAAGTCGGCAAACGTATTTGTCTCCACAAAACCCGTCGCAGAGAAAGGCGCATCAATCGCCACTTGATGATGCTTAACCTCAGCACCGAATCGTATGTTGTGCTTTCCACGAGTCATGGAGAGCGTGTCCTGCCAGATGAAGGAGTTCGTCACCTGCCACTGCGAAGGCGTACCTGCATCGCCGATGGTGAACAATCCATCTACCGTCAGTCCTGGCGCGCCTGTCGTGGGGCCAACAATGCCCGTCGGGCTGCTCTGGCCGATGTTAGCTGCCAGCGTGGGATGCTCCACGTTAGCTACACCATCAAAACGCATGTATGCCGCGCGAGCTACGTTCACCAACGTGGGGCTAAACACATGTGTGTCGGCCAATACGAACATCGTGTTGCGATCCAGTTGATCTGTACCCCATCCCGGCACATTCGCTGCGTTTGCAGAGAATGGCAGCTTGAACGGATTGCGTGCGTAGAAGAAGCGTCCTGAGAGAGTATTGCGTTGCGTCAGCACGCGATCGACGTTGACAGAAAACTGATCTTCACCAAAGCGCGCGGGCGGTGCAAACGTAGACTGGCCCGCCGGTAACGCTGTCGGGTCGGTTTGTGGCAGGACGGATTGCGGAGCAGGCACAGCAAATGATCCATCAGGCAACTTTGCATTCAGGATGGCAACCGCAACAGGATTGATGTTCGACCCATCGCACGCGACCTGAGTTCCACCAGCATGCGTGAGATAACCGGAGAGTGGAGCACCTGAGGCATCCGTATGTCCCGCGGCGCAGAACTGTGCGCCAAGTGTCGCCGCCGATCGATCATTCGTCAGCAAAGGCAGCACTGCAGAACGTTTGCCTCCTAGTCCGTTGATGCTGCGTTCTCCCTGATATTGCAGGAAAAAAAACGTGCGGTCGTGTTGAATGGGACCACCGAAGGTGCCACCAAAGATGTTCTGCTTCAGCGCAGGGCGTGGCTGACCCTGCTGCTTCGTGAAGAAGTCATTGCTATCCATCGCATCGTTGCGGAAGAACTCCCATACAGAGCCGTGGAACTGGTTCGTACCAGACTTGCTCATGACATCGATGTTGGCGCCGGAGCCACGTCCGTAAGCCGCATCAAAGTTTGCCGTTTGCACTTTTACTTCTGCAATCGCATCTGGCGCAGGAATGGCTGTACCTACCTCTTGGCCGATGGCAGCCATCGAGTTTTGCGCCATGTTATTTGCATCCACACCGTTGAACTGCACATTGTTCGCCGTTGTCTTCGCACCGTTCGATGCCACGTTCTGCGATCCGTTGCCGATAGGGGAGGATGTGGGAACATCTGTGATGACGCCGGGGGCCAGGCTGAGCAGCTGTGTGTAATTCCTGGTGCGCAGTGGTAGCGCGAGCATCGATGTCTGATTCACCAGGCTGCCTAATGTGGACGACTCAAGATTCGCCAGCTGCTCGTCACCGGTTACTCGTACCTGTTGCGAGTCTTGTGCGATTGCGACGCGGATATTCAATGAACTGATGCCGCCAGTCTCCACCTTGACACGCACATCTGCGGTATCTGCGAAGCCAGACACTCGCACACGGACGGAATACGTACCAGGCTGTAACAATGCAACACGATAAGCACCCTGCTCATTCGTGTGTACAACTCGAATGGCATTCGTATCCACATCAGACGCTGTGACTTCAGCATTGCGAATCACGCTGCCGGAAGGATCTGTTACAAGCCCAGCAATAGCGCCCGTTCCCGGTGTCTGCGCATACAACGAACCACCAGACGCAGTCAGCGCTACAAGATAAAGAAACGAATGCGGTGCACGACTCCAGCGGAACATCTCCACGGCTAAACCTCAAAGAAAGATAAGCCGAGTATGCGGAAATCGAAGATGTAACTTGTTAGCGGCTTGTCATCGTTTGTAAAGAGAATTGTCTTTTCGATAGATATCTTCCGCAGCCCCAATACATCAGGCGAAACAAAAAGACGCCCTCCGAAGAGGGCGGCGGAGTATCCCGTTTGGGGGAGTCGATCTATTCCACAACGTGGATTGTGAATGCCATCTCGCCATGGCCAACACCGCAGAACACAGCACAGTGGCCCACGAAGTCACCAGTCTTGTCAGGCGTTATCTTTACTGTCGCTCCGGTTCCCTTGGCGATCGTTGCATTGATATCCAGGTCATCAAAATGCATGCCGTGTGTGACATCTTCGCTCTGGAAGACCAGTACTGCAGGCTGGTTCACCTTCAGCGTGACTTCGTTCGGAGCGAACGCAAAGCGATGTGCCGTAATTTGGATCGTCTGCGGAGCCTGATCCGCCTGCATCAGGCTGTGGAGCGACGGCACCAGCAATACTATTCCACTGATCGCGGCACACAAGGATTGCTTCAGCATGAAATCTCCTCAGGCGGAGCGTTGTCGACCCTCTCCGGCATCTCCCACCGTAAATTGGTTAGTAACAGTAGCTGTCACATCACCGTAAGAAGGATGTCTTTCTTCTGTCACCGCACCTTGTCGATTTTGGGTTGGATGCTTGCCTGTTCTCTCGCAAGTGGCTTGAAGAGCTTATGCCACAATAGTGCGAGCAGAAACTGTGAATTGCTGGTGATGTAACGCTTCCATAACCGCTTTGGATCCTGCACTAATCGATGCAACCATTGCAGCCCGGCGTCCTTCACCCACTGCGGTGAATCCTTCAATCGGCCCGTATGAAAATCAAATGCTGCTCCCACGCCGAACATCAGAACCGTATCCAAACGAGAAAGATATTGCTGCATGAACTGTTCCTGCTTTGGACACCCGATCCCCACCCAGATGATGTCTGGCTTGAGCCGCGCGATTGTTTCTACAAATGCATTGCTCTCATCCTCTGTCAGGCTTCGGAAGGGTGGAGTGTACGTTCCTGCAAACTTTGCATGAGGAAACTGTTCCGATATCCGCTCGCGAAGCAATTCCGCAACGCCCTCTTCTCCGCCGTATAGAAAATGCGTTGCGTCACGAAAGCGATCGTCACCGAAGAGCTTCAACATAAACTCCGGGCCAGCCACGCGCTCCATATGCTTTTCCCCTTGACCACGGCCAACCCAAGCGACTGGTGCGCCATCGGGAAACAACAACGATGCTCCTGCATAGCATTCAGCAAACTGAGTCGTTTTGTAAGCCTCCATCAACCCATGAACACTTACAAAACACGAATACCCTTTCCGGTGAGCTACGAAATCCTCAGCAACCCAGTCCAGAGCAAGTGAGAAATTGGCAGCAGAGATTGGTATGCCAAGCACATCCGTAGTTTTCCGTTTCATCGACATAGTCATACCTCCACGTGTCCTTTCACATGCTTAGCGGTACTGCACCCCACAGGCACACTGCTGCTATTGCGCACTACCAACGAGCGATAAAGTTCTTCATACTGGCACGCTATAGTCTCGAGACTGTACTGAGGCGACATCACAGCCAGTGGCTTTGGCCGCACGCACTCTTCGACAATTGCGTTTGCAAAGCCCACGTCAGCACAATCATTCAGACGGACGTAGCGGCAATGGTGCTTTCCCACTTCACGAAATGATGGGATATCCGAACACACCACACGGCATCCTTCCAGCAACGCCTCGGCAACTGGAAGTCCGAATCCCTCTACGACAGAAGGCGCAACCAACGCCAGGCATTCGCGATAGCACCATCGAAGTTCGCCTTCTGAGAGGCCACTCTTCAGAAGCACCTTCTCTTGAAGGTGGTGCTGCTCGATGAAACTCTTAATCGCATTTGTCTCTGGGCCGTCCATTCCGACGATGAGCAGTCGAAGATTCTGATCGACGCTAGCCATTGCCCGAAGATGCACAAACGAACGCAGTAATACGAGCAGATTTTTGTTGCGACGATGTTGTGCCACGCACAACACAAAAGGATCGCTCAGGCCCTCAAGCGGCTTCACTTCCGCATCCGGCACTTCTACGCAATTAGGAATTACATGAGCGGATCGCAGTGACAGCATAGGATCAATGCGTTCAAGACGCGCCAGCGTACTGTGAGAGACACACGCAATGGCATCAGCAGCCCAAAGGCACTGACGGAGAACGATGCGATTGAATGGGGCCTTGATAGGCCCGAAGTTTTCAGGAAGATCATGAGGATACAGATCATGCAGAGTTACCACTGCCGGCGCGTCCATAGCGCTTCGCCAGAGCGGCGATGGAAACGAATAGTGCACTAAGTCCGCGTTCTCTTGGCGGACAACACGTGGCAATCCCACGGCGTACCAAAGATTGCGCGACACGATATCGCTGTGAATTTTCAGCATCTCCAGTGAAAGTCCGGGGACATCACCAAGGGCTTCTGCGACATACTTTTGCCATTGCCCTGCAACCACATGGACGTGGTCCACGCGTTCAGTCAGCAATAAGGCGCGGACCATATTGATGGCATGGCGCGTCACACCAGACATAGTGTTGGCAGAGGAAACAACTGGAACTACAACGCGCACGGAAGCACCTCCTTCGCTTTCATCTCTCCCAACTGCAATGCACCCAGCAAGACAAGAAGCCACAATGGCCAGGAGAGATCGAATGCTTCGGTATCCGCGAGACCCCGTATAAGCGTCAGCAGAAATAATCCCGCAAACATTTGCTTTGTGGACACATTACGGAGAGAACGAAAAGACCGCACAATAACCGTATAAATTCCAACCGTCATGGCAATGCCCAGGACGCCATAGGCATAGAACTGCTGAAGCAGTTCATTGTGTGCGTGACGGGCTTGAAAAGCACTACTGTAGAAGGGCGGGATGACTTTCCATACAGAATGAAAGCCATGCCCAAACCACGGCCGGTCCATCGCTTCGTCAAACATGTAGGTCCAAATACCCAGACGACCAGTGAGCGATTCCGCCGAGGTACTGTCGGTATACGACATGAAGTAAGAAACCAACAGCGGCGTGAAAAGCACCAGAATGGCAACGCACGCGCAGACGATCTTCACTTTTGCCTTACGGTTCAGGCCAGAATTCACCAGAAGCACATAGCCTTGGGCCACTATGAATGCGACGATCGTTGTTTTGCTGAGGCTACGAAGCAGCGTGAGTCCAAAGAGCACGAGACATGCCTTCCATCGTCTCTGCATCCGCAGGCGAAGCAGATGTTGTGCAAAGAAGAATGCGAGCGCACAAGGCCAACCAATCTGATTCGGTCCCAGCAACTCTTCATCACCCAGGCGCATGTCACTCTGTGCTGGTAGTAGCCATGCAATCGCCGCAACGACCACAGTCCCATACACAAAGCCGCGAAAGAGCCCTTCCACCACATCCGTAGCGGAATGCTGGCGAAGCTGCGAAACGACAATGGCGACATCGCAAGCCATCGCCAACCAGAATGCAGCTGCGGCGGAAAGGGATGCCGCGACGGTCCAAGTAAGGCTGACACCCGTAACAAACAGGTAAAGCAGAACAGCGCGGCCAGCGGCGGTCGTGCGCAATTCTCGAGAGGTTATCGACGTAGCTGGCCCTGCGTTAAGGAGGGCAATGAGAAGCAACCCATAATTCGCAGCAAGACTGAGCGCAACACCTGTCTCCGCGTCCATGCCAAGTAGCCGCACTGTCAGTAACACGGTCATCACTCTGGCGGCATAGAAGAAGCCACTCCATTGAGCGATCAACGGATACGTTGGCGCTTGCGGTTGCAACCGCTCCACGGATATGACCCCTTCAGCGTTCATACTTCCTCACAAAGAACAGCTGAAGCATGAATCACTGACGCTCTATTTTTCAGAGCTCGCCATAGAGGAAGGTAGAGCAGGATGCAGATCAATCCATACGCAAGCCTGGCCAGAGCGATCCCCATTGCCCCAAAGTGCAATCCAAGAATCGCCATACAGCCAATACACACAAACGCGCCCAAGACATTGACAAGTGCCACCAGATGTACGCGATCAAGCGCATACAACGCATAGGT contains the following coding sequences:
- a CDS encoding MFS transporter, with amino-acid sequence MQALVENGEATSAERISWNDPHSWLRQYRFSRSFWTFFLAALFFDAGFGIYYFLFNLFLLNLHFQERSIGLINGALTLGSVACTLPAGMLARKYGVRPVMLACLAVAPAVGVLRTLFTQLPSQIALALLGGAAMCLWGVCFLPAIAELTEENNRAAAFSLIFSVSVGTSALGGAFAAHLPAWMAAEGSTMLTWQIQRAILICASLLAAVAFAFAWRLRLPNDVRSEDEPMQGWKHLLHSSFLRRYIPLMAIWSAMIAAFVPFANVYLTNSLHLSLSHIGTVFLLSQLVQLCSGLVTAPLFRSFGLQRGIAATQLVTGTLLMLLALTHTVNVATVLYLCFSATQWMSSPGMYNLLMRGTPDSERSTAASAVMFGNALVSSGATALAGIGFANFGYAWMFVLLGLVAVAVAVCTVTVLRLPQEVQA
- a CDS encoding HPr kinase/phosphorylase, which gives rise to MAEMMSVEEIEAACNASQPLDFLRHPLEGPELKLHAVASPYGFPVHLRSNSTQVLSMYQEAWKAFPQRFDTPPIHVDVTVVASDSSECPPTPNFRILLPLMVSMADADNYSVIDLERGTTTVVISEAAMRHPLYAAYFFLEHTASCHITNRYVTPVHAGCVEWGDSGILLCGDSGAGKSTLSYACARSGFGYISDDASFLLRGSSSRIALGNPYKVRLRPEAARFFPEMHDLPITPRAAGKPSIEVEASSGIRSCTQTRVDHIVFLNRRSGREQLSDYRKDVARNFFRQTAWGMPAQQPEREHDLETLLTAQLHELHYSDLDWAMHRLQQMVEESL
- a CDS encoding carboxypeptidase-like regulatory domain-containing protein, whose product is MFRWSRAPHSFLYLVALTASGGSLYAQTPGTGAIAGLVTDPSGSVIRNAEVTASDVDTNAIRVVHTNEQGAYRVALLQPGTYSVRVRVSGFADTADVRVKVETGGISSLNIRVAIAQDSQQVRVTGDEQLANLESSTLGSLVNQTSMLALPLRTRNYTQLLSLAPGVITDVPTSSPIGNGSQNVASNGAKTTANNVQFNGVDANNMAQNSMAAIGQEVGTAIPAPDAIAEVKVQTANFDAAYGRGSGANIDVMSKSGTNQFHGSVWEFFRNDAMDSNDFFTKQQGQPRPALKQNIFGGTFGGPIQHDRTFFFLQYQGERSINGLGGKRSAVLPLLTNDRSAATLGAQFCAAGHTDASGAPLSGYLTHAGGTQVACDGSNINPVAVAILNAKLPDGSFAVPAPQSVLPQTDPTALPAGQSTFAPPARFGEDQFSVNVDRVLTQRNTLSGRFFYARNPFKLPFSANAANVPGWGTDQLDRNTMFVLADTHVFSPTLVNVARAAYMRFDGVANVEHPTLAANIGQSSPTGIVGPTTGAPGLTVDGLFTIGDAGTPSQWQVTNSFIWQDTLSMTRGKHNIRFGAEVKHHQVAIDAPFSATGFVETNTFADFLLGQSAAQNGSPIGSSNLNMSVGSSGISRKDGRYNDVAMFAQDDLRLTPSLTINVGLRYEIFGAPWEINGRFPNFDPSLATGDTPSTGSLTGFVVPSNFQGAVPAGVTKLNRHSLWTTRFGDVSPRFGFAWQMAGYPTTVLRGGYGIYFDEHSGGYIEGQEGQAPFSIQQISSGPANAGATLAQPFSPMLPTPSSYPTFIPRVPFGFPFLQGISPDLKDAYTQEYNLNVQTEFAHDFLLQVGYVGTRSIHRPGSIEFDQALLASPTNPVAGETTNSTNNLIQRLPIQGVSPGSLFTLSIFKANYNALQSTVTKRMAHGFQMQFAYTWSRAMDETSGSGGGIGYEVWLLTNDQNNTRGGYGPTDFDRTHRAVVSFTWQAPRLRTLPLVMRAALGDWTFSGIGVAQTGTPITVMDGNAGSVYGNFLNRAQLSGTGSIATSGSNFQRVLNTWLNGSAFTRAPEAPFGTSPADQDFGNSAVGAVRGPGQRNLDLAVERVFNISERQNARFRAEFFNVTNTTQFANPNASLSFGGDPSGPISQYRPSPSFGRILGDNGNSRVIQLAFRYAF
- a CDS encoding cupredoxin domain-containing protein, yielding MLKQSLCAAISGIVLLVPSLHSLMQADQAPQTIQITAHRFAFAPNEVTLKVNQPAVLVFQSEDVTHGMHFDDLDINATIAKGTGATVKITPDKTGDFVGHCAVFCGVGHGEMAFTIHVVE
- a CDS encoding WecB/TagA/CpsF family glycosyltransferase encodes the protein MSMKRKTTDVLGIPISAANFSLALDWVAEDFVAHRKGYSCFVSVHGLMEAYKTTQFAECYAGASLLFPDGAPVAWVGRGQGEKHMERVAGPEFMLKLFGDDRFRDATHFLYGGEEGVAELLRERISEQFPHAKFAGTYTPPFRSLTEDESNAFVETIARLKPDIIWVGIGCPKQEQFMQQYLSRLDTVLMFGVGAAFDFHTGRLKDSPQWVKDAGLQWLHRLVQDPKRLWKRYITSNSQFLLALLWHKLFKPLAREQASIQPKIDKVR
- a CDS encoding glycosyltransferase family 4 protein, coding for MRVVVPVVSSANTMSGVTRHAINMVRALLLTERVDHVHVVAGQWQKYVAEALGDVPGLSLEMLKIHSDIVSRNLWYAVGLPRVVRQENADLVHYSFPSPLWRSAMDAPAVVTLHDLYPHDLPENFGPIKAPFNRIVLRQCLWAADAIACVSHSTLARLERIDPMLSLRSAHVIPNCVEVPDAEVKPLEGLSDPFVLCVAQHRRNKNLLVLLRSFVHLRAMASVDQNLRLLIVGMDGPETNAIKSFIEQHHLQEKVLLKSGLSEGELRWCYRECLALVAPSVVEGFGLPVAEALLEGCRVVCSDIPSFREVGKHHCRYVRLNDCADVGFANAIVEECVRPKPLAVMSPQYSLETIACQYEELYRSLVVRNSSSVPVGCSTAKHVKGHVEV
- a CDS encoding O-antigen ligase family protein, producing MNAEGVISVERLQPQAPTYPLIAQWSGFFYAARVMTVLLTVRLLGMDAETGVALSLAANYGLLLIALLNAGPATSITSRELRTTAAGRAVLLYLFVTGVSLTWTVAASLSAAAAFWLAMACDVAIVVSQLRQHSATDVVEGLFRGFVYGTVVVAAIAWLLPAQSDMRLGDEELLGPNQIGWPCALAFFFAQHLLRLRMQRRWKACLVLFGLTLLRSLSKTTIVAFIVAQGYVLLVNSGLNRKAKVKIVCACVAILVLFTPLLVSYFMSYTDSTSAESLTGRLGIWTYMFDEAMDRPWFGHGFHSVWKVIPPFYSSAFQARHAHNELLQQFYAYGVLGIAMTVGIYTVIVRSFRSLRNVSTKQMFAGLFLLTLIRGLADTEAFDLSWPLWLLVLLGALQLGEMKAKEVLPCAL